In one window of Tumebacillus algifaecis DNA:
- a CDS encoding recombinase family protein has translation MENQESLFYSFIAQKGWELHDFYIDIETGTTDKREGLKRLIEDAEQWKFDCILAKELSRLARNGELSYKIRRVLEENRIHITTLDGAINTLEGNMDKFSLYAWLYEEESRRISKRIKTVFRQMAAR, from the coding sequence ATTGAGAATCAGGAGTCGCTTTTCTACAGTTTCATTGCCCAGAAGGGGTGGGAACTGCATGACTTCTACATTGACATTGAGACAGGGACGACAGACAAACGTGAAGGTCTGAAACGCCTGATCGAAGATGCTGAGCAGTGGAAGTTTGACTGTATTCTTGCCAAAGAATTGTCGCGGTTGGCTCGGAACGGGGAACTCTCGTACAAGATTCGCCGCGTGTTGGAGGAGAACAGAATCCACATCACCACTTTAGATGGTGCTATCAACACGCTCGAAGGAAATATGGACAAGTTCAGTCTGTACGCATGGCTGTACGAAGAGGAAAGCCGTCGCATTTCCAAGCGGATCAAGACGGTGTTCCGGCAGATGGCCGCACGGTGA
- a CDS encoding DUF5677 domain-containing protein, which yields MNLSIPKIDARISDYTETVVRSFFERHQEEKILLVQRTSHLTKYYIFTQYLIDIGALDECHNAERTILANSISDFFGVKALVEAASLGGALTLVRNLLERLINLRYIHKKFPEYADTFYYHAEFEQYLMYERDRANGEVIIDEPLITRITQRYHEIKHLYEKKRSWYQVPLARDLNYQKINGKTRKVTVGDLARYTELSFEYERIYSLLSKVSHGQAVTKNMVIADGNFTSTPVYDSPHISVTCGFALEYFSKTVQSILERIGRNDFNDYSKWLVHEAMIKEYLK from the coding sequence TATCTGATTATACAGAGACTGTTGTTAGATCATTCTTTGAGAGGCATCAAGAGGAAAAAATCTTGCTTGTTCAACGTACGAGTCATCTTACAAAGTATTATATTTTCACACAATATTTAATAGATATAGGAGCACTTGACGAGTGTCACAATGCTGAAAGAACAATACTTGCAAATTCTATCTCAGATTTTTTTGGAGTTAAGGCTTTGGTGGAAGCTGCTTCTTTAGGTGGTGCACTTACATTGGTAAGGAATCTTCTTGAAAGATTAATCAACCTGAGATACATTCATAAGAAGTTCCCAGAGTATGCAGATACCTTTTACTATCATGCTGAATTCGAACAGTATTTAATGTATGAGAGGGATAGAGCCAATGGTGAGGTAATCATTGATGAACCATTGATTACACGTATCACACAGCGATACCATGAAATAAAGCATTTATACGAAAAAAAGAGGAGCTGGTATCAAGTTCCATTGGCGAGAGACCTTAACTATCAAAAAATTAATGGCAAGACAAGGAAAGTGACCGTTGGAGATCTGGCCCGATACACCGAACTTAGTTTCGAATATGAACGGATCTACAGCCTTCTCTCTAAGGTATCACATGGACAAGCTGTTACAAAGAATATGGTAATTGCAGATGGTAACTTTACTTCAACTCCAGTTTATGATAGTCCACATATTAGCGTAACTTGTGGTTTTGCTCTAGAGTATTTCTCGAAAACTGTACAAAGTATTCTAGAGAGAATTGGAAGGAATGATTTCAATGATTATTCAAAATGGCTGGTACATGAGGCAATGATAAAAGAATATCTAAAATAA
- a CDS encoding recombinase family protein, whose product MIFQLYLQGRGVEAIAKQMDALGFPTPAQVAGKRNAGFYWQGSSIKLILQNPHYVGDLVQGRSHTKSVTNKARETVPEEDWVVISDAHEPIILREDFEAVQSLMKSRSVKRPKMKKHLFTNYVYCADCGTSLWYIQFRKGYVCGSFKKHGATACSSHAIKEE is encoded by the coding sequence ATGATTTTCCAACTGTACCTGCAAGGGAGAGGTGTCGAAGCGATTGCCAAACAGATGGATGCCCTGGGTTTCCCAACTCCCGCTCAGGTTGCGGGGAAAAGAAATGCGGGTTTCTACTGGCAAGGATCGTCGATCAAACTGATTTTGCAGAATCCGCATTACGTCGGTGATCTTGTGCAAGGCAGAAGTCACACGAAAAGCGTCACAAACAAGGCGCGAGAAACAGTTCCCGAAGAGGACTGGGTTGTGATCTCGGATGCCCACGAACCAATCATTTTGCGAGAGGATTTCGAGGCTGTTCAGAGCTTGATGAAAAGCCGATCTGTGAAGCGCCCTAAGATGAAGAAACACCTGTTTACGAACTATGTGTACTGTGCCGACTGTGGTACTTCGCTTTGGTATATACAATTTAGAAAAGGGTACGTCTGCGGAAGTTTCAAAAAGCACGGTGCAACGGCTTGCAGCAGTCACGCGATTAAGGAAGAGTAA
- a CDS encoding DUF4368 domain-containing protein, translating into MISKELGKVVEMDDLTPELLHRLVERIEVGENQRIMIHYKFANPLHGVS; encoded by the coding sequence ATGATTTCTAAGGAGTTGGGGAAGGTCGTGGAAATGGATGACCTGACACCGGAACTTTTGCATCGGCTGGTGGAGAGAATTGAGGTAGGGGAGAATCAGCGAATTATGATTCACTACAAGTTCGCTAATCCCTTACATGGTGTGAGTTAG
- a CDS encoding ExeA family protein, producing MFEAFYEMTRTPFSRDMPTHELYASDVLEETLERLAYTAERQWFSVVTGDCGTGKTTTIRRFADVLDSSRFKLLYLSDSKLTPRHFYKGLLEQLGCEAKFYRGDSKRQLHREIELMRGVHRLQPVVVVDEAHLLDKEMFEEVRFLLNFRMDAQSPMALILVGQNELWERLQLQTFTAIRQRIDLQCKLVHYDRSQVGAYISRHLEYAGVSRDLFTDGAIDEIYRYSSGTVRLVNKAATHSLIYGAANKHRIIDDHMIKRVIEGELT from the coding sequence ATGTTTGAAGCGTTTTACGAAATGACGAGAACACCTTTTTCACGCGACATGCCGACTCATGAGTTGTATGCTTCAGATGTTTTGGAAGAAACGCTGGAGAGGTTGGCATATACCGCCGAAAGGCAATGGTTTTCAGTTGTGACAGGTGACTGCGGAACGGGTAAAACAACGACGATCCGCCGGTTTGCAGATGTACTTGACTCATCGAGATTCAAATTGCTCTATTTATCTGATTCGAAGCTAACGCCACGCCATTTTTACAAAGGATTGCTCGAACAATTGGGGTGTGAAGCGAAGTTTTATCGAGGAGACAGTAAGCGACAATTGCATCGGGAAATTGAATTGATGCGAGGAGTTCATCGCTTACAGCCTGTAGTGGTGGTTGACGAGGCGCATTTGTTGGACAAGGAGATGTTCGAAGAAGTGCGATTTTTGCTCAACTTCAGAATGGACGCTCAGAGTCCTATGGCCTTGATCCTGGTCGGGCAAAATGAGTTGTGGGAACGTCTGCAACTGCAGACGTTCACGGCTATTCGCCAAAGAATTGATCTGCAATGCAAACTTGTTCACTACGACCGCTCACAAGTGGGAGCATATATCTCACGTCATTTGGAATATGCCGGCGTTAGCCGGGATCTTTTTACGGACGGTGCGATCGATGAGATTTACCGTTATTCGAGCGGTACAGTTCGCTTGGTGAACAAAGCGGCGACACATAGTCTGATCTACGGTGCAGCGAACAAGCACCGGATCATTGACGACCACATGATAAAACGGGTGATCGAGGGAGAATTGACTTAA